In a single window of the Euryarchaeota archaeon genome:
- a CDS encoding nucleotidyltransferase domain-containing protein, producing MRFHGGLDSLLLNTTAVRLIRTLSRFPGREFTGREAALESGASVPASIRELNRFLENGVVTVRRAGNAQLWRWREAHYFTEPLSALFAAEHATLEALRSVVVEALSNSDDVTRVVLYGSVARGDERPGSDIDLLVVVRSQRAKAAVSARLDRLRARIGTGFGNALSTIIYTSEEVRRKNRLPLLENIEREGIVLIERKE from the coding sequence ACTGAACACGACGGCCGTGCGTCTCATTAGGACGCTTTCCCGTTTTCCCGGGCGCGAGTTCACCGGGCGCGAAGCCGCTCTCGAATCGGGCGCGTCCGTGCCTGCATCGATCCGCGAATTGAACCGGTTCCTGGAAAACGGCGTAGTAACGGTCCGGCGCGCGGGTAACGCACAACTCTGGCGTTGGAGGGAGGCCCACTATTTCACCGAACCGCTGTCCGCCCTGTTCGCCGCCGAACACGCGACGCTCGAGGCGCTCCGATCCGTGGTCGTGGAGGCTCTTTCCAATTCGGACGACGTGACTCGCGTGGTTCTCTACGGCTCCGTGGCAAGGGGAGACGAGAGGCCGGGCAGCGACATCGATCTCCTGGTCGTCGTGAGATCGCAACGGGCGAAGGCGGCGGTCTCCGCAAGACTTGATCGGTTGCGGGCCCGCATAGGCACCGGCTTCGGAAACGCCCTGTCCACGATCATCTACACAAGCGAGGAAGTTCGCCGAAAGAATCGACTACCCCTCCTGGAGAACATTGAAAGGGAAGGGATTGTCCTTATCGAACGAAAAGAATGA